The Neodiprion lecontei isolate iyNeoLeco1 chromosome 2, iyNeoLeco1.1, whole genome shotgun sequence genome segment CGGGCGGTTTTTCCATTAATTGACGGTCTTCTTGTTTGGTCCTATTTTAAAATGGCAAACGAATCAGAATTAATACGAGAAATTCCGATCGCAGATATTTTTTTGGCACTTTGGGATGTTAATAACTGTCGAAACTTCAAAATGTCTGTATAATTACCAATATGATAGCCAGTAGTCGGTTCCACTGCTGGCCAGTTGACCCAAAATCAATGTAAATATAACCATTAGAATCATGAATGTTGACCCGCCAGCTCTGAAATATTGCCAATACAGCATACTCGAGACACCGCCTTTGGCCATCAATTCGTCAGTCTCTTTGGGCTCATCTTCTATATCCTCATCTTCGTTCAGGTTTGAAATTTCGGATACCATTCGTTCTGCAGGTGGGTGTACCACAGCTTTAACCTTTTCTTCAGACTCGTCTTCGTTCAGCAAATTCGCAAatgttgtattatttttttgcaattcttCAAATGACCCTTGACTTGCAACTTTGCCCTATTCAGGATAAGTTTTGAGTTGATTGGATACAGGTGTTTCaaggttgaaatttcaaatctttcaATATAAAGGAAACTAACTGCTGTTCgttttgaaaaagaataggTGGTACGATTCGAATCAATGGTTAAAAGAgaacaaaattaatttcaaaaaatctcaAACAGCGTTATTTGCGCCAATAATGACaaatgtgaataaaataagatcCCTGCAATGTAATAGAAATGATTTCGAGATAATCTGAACAACCCAAAAAAAGATACCtagaatttgagaaaaggttttatAATCAGAACGTTCAGAATGTTTGAATTGTCATGTTTTTTTAATCAGATTCTACTGCTTTTGGGCTCTTTTAGCGGACGATCAGATccccaaaaatttgttgaaataccTTAAAGAAGTCTCAAATTAGAGTACAGATGTAATGcataaatgtaatttttgaCGTACAGTTGTTATCCGGTATTCatgcaaaattattttattccactcTGGAGATAACTGAAtatttgtaagaaaatttttgcatgATATCTGGAAATCTCTATGATGAACGAAATaagctgaaaaaaatcagactcggacgaaaaataacgacgcTTAATCATTTTAAACGTCCTAACAATAAAACTTGTACTTGAATTGTTGATATCGTAGTTCGATAAAATTTGCTCAGAATCAATTCTATTAGATTGTAGCAATATTTTTTGATCAGTACATCGTTGGCACAAATAACTGCCTCAGATTTTTaaagcgattttttttcattctttaacTTTTGATTTGAACACACAGCCGATTATCCTTATACGAAGTGGTCAAACTATGCAATTTTTCTGCAATAACTACCGAATACTCACGTTATCTAAGACAATAATCATGTcagcattttttaaatattgtatttGATGCGTTACTAGAATTCTCGTCTTCTGTTTTAGGTAGCCATTTATGCATTCGTCGAACAGTTGTTTACCCACGTGTGTATCAACTGCAGAAAGCGGATCATCCAAGAGATATATATCTGCATTTCTGTAGACAGCTCTGTAATAACCAATTTAGTAACAGTTGTATTACTTTATCTACTCTTAGtccaaaaattatattatcaacACCATATTGTTTGAATGAAGTAGGAagaatccaattttttttgcaaatgttTTTATATGCAATTGAAAACAATTACCTGGCCAAATTAACTCTGGCGCGTTGTCCGCCGCTCAGTGACGCACCTTTTTCGCCAACAATACTCTTATCACCCTGAGGGAATTGCTCGAAATCTTTTAGGAGAGCACAAACTTTTGTAACTTCtctgtatttttctttatcatacTCTTGGCCaaatagtatattgttacGAACACTGCCACCGAAAAGCCATGGTTCTTGACTGGCATATGCAACAGAGCCGTTAACATAAATCTGACCTTGAGTTGGTGGAAGTTCACCCAGAATTAATTGCAGAAAGGAactctaaaaattgtaaacaattttaaataaaaaactgaaattaacGCGATGtagaaaaatacgattttGTGGAGAATCCGAAAGAAATTGCTGAGCAATGTAGagtgaaagaatgaaatgaaattatgaaGGCGAATAGTAACGATATAAAAGCATTgcagaaaaattcttttccgCTGATTCCaggaaatttgtaatttttctcagaaatCCATTCTAATTTTCCATAGCACAATACAGTCAGAAAATACACATTAGACGTCAGATCGTTTTGATGtgtgatgtaaaaaaaaagatttgaaaaaatataagttCTTAACAAAAACgcgacattttttaaaagtttttcccTCAATTCCTGGTTTTCCCTGCCGGCAGTGACAACTATGTGCCAGAAATGatacataatttttcttaGGATTGTCCGAAAATGTTACtagatttctgaaaaattactGAGAATTTTTTGCATCGTGAACTTTCTTTAGCAACGGTATGGTGTACCTTTCCAGAACCAACTGATCCCACAATGGCGCATAATGTTCCTGATTCAATACGAATATCTATGCGGTGGAGGGTATTTGCAATAGAATTTTCAGTCCACGAAGTGGTAACATTTTTTGTTATGATAGCATCTTTCTGATCGCCAGATGGATGCCGCTGAAGGGAAGGAACGTTTTCTTCAAGAGATAGGAAggtctgaaaatatttaaaaaattacaattaaagTTTGATAACATTTTGTGATCCCGTAAGAAgcttttcgaattttttgtaTATCTCATTCAGCCGTGTCTTTATTTGGAATGAATTCCAGAATGTATAAAGAGTATATATTGATTACCATACCTGGAGACGTTTGATTGATACCAAACTTTCAGCTAACATTGAGACAGCCAGAGGGTAAAAGATAGCCATGGTGCATTGAAGAATGTTGAAGTACTGTGCTAGTGAAAATGCTATGTCGGCAGATATTTCGTTACCGATAAGTACATATGTCATGATTGTGAAAAATAGAGTTGTACGTTCAGTGAAAACCATTGTTGCAAGGTAGAACCCTCTCAGATATGACGTCAGAGTTAAAACCTCCACCTCATAGCtgcaaataaaaacatttatcaATGGATACGACTTTGTCAAAGCACTGAAAAGTCAGCAAACGAAACTCTTATTTCGATCGCACACAAATTTCCACGGTATATCTTGCTATTAAATatctttgaaataatattatatgatatttgatgtttttcaGTGTAGCAGATGCTGTGTTGTCCATGATGTCATACGTGGTCAACGTTATTGTGTGACTGTGCAAATGGGTTGATTGTTTTAATGATTGTTCGCTAAAATTTCCTATTAACAAACCTTATATACCTTAATAACACTTGAGACTAAGTGCAACAGATTGCTTGAGATTAAATGCGAAAAGATTAAAGATTGAATAATGTTTTCTTTACTGATTCACAACAGTATTGTTATTTAATGGTTGGACACTACAAAGAGTACTTGTGTAATATTAAATGTTTTGATTGAGCTTGAGATGTTGCGTGTTTTTAGTTGTAATCTTTTCAAAAGACTGATTTCAAAGTTGAGTAGAGTCTCGATTGTTGGCAATGGTGGAAGTGAGATTTTGATAGGAatagataatttttaatttgtggAGATTAGCTGTGTTAGCAGAGTGGGtagtttgtttaaaaaatttagattGGTCAGGTTTTGAGGTTCTGATTAAAGATGTACGAGTCTTAGGAGTTGAAGTAATGATCGTTTAAAGATTAGTCTTCGTGGAAAAGGTAGGTAGAGAGGAGTTTTTAGAGATAGAGTGAAATATAACGGAACAGAagccaaatattttttacgttgTCAGAAAAGactataaatttcaattgaatgTTTTGAATGTTAGCTTGctgatttgattttcaaacgtGAAGACGTATTTGCAGTGAAGAACGACTATTCAGTGAAAGCTCTtaaaagaagaggaagattCATAAACAAAGGTATTTCTCACAGGGCACAAATCACATCGGTCAACAGAACGTCCTCAAACTGAGTTTAAGCATTCAAAAATTACGTAATTTTAGTGCACACAAATAAGTTTCGAGCTATTTAATTTAGATTAGAACGTTATCCAGCAAAACTTGCAAgatttttggggaaaaaataatctcatTCACAGTCGAAAATGTAGGAAAGACATCTGTCACTATATACAGGAATATTAATTGTTCGCACTGGAGGTACATAGatgtcaaaaatttatacaaaatttcagacaattttaATGAACTATGCGGTCTGTACCATACGACACCTCTTTTACTTTTCTTAACTTTAACTATCATAACTGTTGTTAGATAAATCTGAAATAttcttgaatttattttctgcgAAAAGATTATATGtaccaaaatatttcattgtaaGTTAGAACATACCAGttcttgtaaaaaattgttattcaagatgtgtatatttttcgggaacagaaaaattttaatacatgaaaaataaatcacaaaCCTTCTCGCCATTGACACAAGTTTCTCGAACGGCTTTTCCCATGCATACATTTTGATAACTTGAACCCCACTAACTATTTCGTTCATCAATCGTACTCTTGTATCAGTTCTTAAGGCAATTTTCATCCTCAACTTTGACGTCCATCTGCTTAAATATCCTGGAAGtatatcaaattttatattacataCTTTGACGTAACAATTAGTTTAGCAAAATTAGGTCTattttggatgaaaaaaacttttctaatCCGAATgagtaaaattcaaaacatCCAActttaataaacaaaaaagagaAGAGTACTCCAAGAGTAGGAATTTAGATAAATTTGTAGATTGTAGAGcctaatttcaaattcactcCCCAAGTGtattgattgaataatttctgTACATAAAAATTTCCCATTCATCTAAAACATTAGCTTGATATGcaatacatttattttcatatacgGTTTACCTTGTAACGGAACTGTTTGTATAGTGATTAATAATATCCCAGCCAATGAGGCAACCTGGACACTGCGCCAGACAAGGTAGGTGATTAGGGCACCCTGAATCGGCAATACCCAAATGTAATGTAAAAACATGCCGACCGTATCAAATCTTGCAACATCGTTCGAAAGCAGATTGACGACCTGTCCACTGGCAGTTTTATTGGATGCGCATCTCGACAAACGCAAGATCTGGAAATGGAAATAGGTGTGTAAGTGTTCGATGATCGATAAGCGTTTATTTTCAGTAATCAATAAGGACAAATTCGATACCCGagctaaaattattttcaaaaactaccAGAATTTTCTCCAAATCTACTTAGAATGTGAAGTTTGGCAGTATTTGaggttaattaatttcaaatgtGTGAACTTATAATCTCTCTTAGAAGCCCATCCCAGTTTGTTTATAATGTGGTGCTATATATCAGAAAATTCCAGAATTCAGATTTTGTTAGTTGGGTAAAACAAATTTAAgttctaaaaaaaatcgagttttCTTTAGAAATTGGTTCAATTTTCACCTCAAACTCAACTTGAtcaaaaaaagtcaaaaatacGCAAactcaaagtttttttttatagattttcaTTGTAAGTTAAGGTTCCTTCAAAGAAGATAACTTCTTTCTAGAAACTCTGCGGAATTTCTTAAATCTCTCAGACATTGTCAGACTAATTAAAACTTTTGCAGAATtaatacagaatttttctcattactgaatttctaataaatattacatgaaatattttagaatttttttcactaggtcacatcttcatttttattgtcaCTTGATAATAtcttcaaaataatattcactCACTTTTCGGTAAACCAGAGAACTGCATGCGATGCGAACTCTCATGCCAACTCGTAGTTGCCCCACATTTACGTGATGTGAAATCGCAGCATTTGCCCAAGCCAAGACCACGACTGCAGTGGCGTACATATAAGCTTCTTCAGAAGTAGAACCCGAGCAAGGTTTAAAGTGGGCGATCAAAAGTCCCAACACAAACGGTTGTGCtactctgaaaaaatattgtactaCTTTTCATTTATGAATTTAATAAAAGTTACGTTCACATTTCATGCTCTGCtggctgaaaaattttgctgatTAGGTTTTATACTTTGTAGGGCAAAGAAAATGCCTTCTTTTTTGATTCGGAAACCAATAATTGCAGCAGATATCACAGCCAAAGTAGATTTTAACATTAATAATGCACCacattcaacaaaattttttttttattctagaTCAGACTATGCATAATTTcgtgtcaaataaaaatgtggTTAAATTTTTGATTGTCATCTCCCTCTCTGCTTACTTCTGGCAgcatttgaaagaaaaaactcatagtacatataggtatataaaacAGACCATTTAAAGAGTAGGTACAATAAATTCCAGCAATACCCTatctttgataaaatttttcactagaAATTTGGAGAAATCTGCAATTTGTCGACCTcccaaaataaaaatgtaatgaaCAGTGTTACAATTTGAATTCATCTCACCTAATGAATACAGATAAAATCAGTATCCATAtaccataaatataatatgacCTTGCAAAAGTTTTCTTTATCGCTTGTAGCAGTTTtggttttctattttcttccttagcattttttaattcatttttccaatttctgtaaaaattttaatatatattagcaaatatttttctacatctTAGATTTAAAATTATGATAAACCATGGAAAcacaaatattattttcagcctTTATGATAAGAACTATTGTGAAATAGAATGCCAAATAGTCGAGTAATTCAGAATTCTAGAACTTTCcactttgaaattgaaaaattgtgtttttagGTCCTAGGACAGAAACAATGAGTACTTTTCAGAAATAACACAATGAGCATAAAATTAGCAGTAATCCTGGGTTtcactatttttaaaaatagaatgtatatttatataaggTTGTTTACTCTTCAAGGATATCTCCAAGTGGTGCGCTATGGTCTTCAGGAAGGGCGTTATACAAATCTTTGACTTCCAAATCATGAGTTCTGCCATACGCAAAGAGCGACTTCAACCACCTGTAAAAGTCATTGTACATCATGTGTGAAAAGATTGCAAAGAAATCTAAGATGTCTTTTGAAAGTCTAAACATATGCACCCTTGAACGGTCTTACTTTACTATAACGTAAATTGCTATCATTACAGATTTTCTGATTATTGCTTTGAAATGagtggtaaaataaaatttccattCACCACTCATTCACTTATAAACAATAGAATGGTGTTTGCTAAATTTACTGATCAGAAATTACAAGATGTCGCTTTTTTCACTACTTTACTGTCAGAGCAGACaagttattatttcaaattttgaataatttctaatttcatcGTAAGTtgtaaataatcgttgaatgTGGGATGAAAAATCGGAAGTAATCGGAAAACTCGCATCAGCGAATTCAGTCAGCTGGATATGACGACAGCATTCCTTAAAACTTGTGATGCTCATTGAAATAATATGTGTGGGGCAAATTTATaatgttcatattttttgcaTTCAAAATAATGCAccatttttttagaaaatttaccaaataGGATCAAACCAGTTTTATGCAATAAATTGTCCACATCAATACAATTCAATTTGATTAACCGTAATCAATTTTAAAGTGATAGCACCCATATCTGTGTCATATTCGCATGATAAGATATTCCCAAATTTTGTAGCAGAACTGAACAAAATCCATGATTATGTAGATATGTGCGATTACATCATCAAAGTGATGATATACAGAAAATGTCATATGTAACGAATAGTCTGATGAGTCAAATGTCAATGCAATTGAATGTTATCACACAATAGAATAGTGAACTGTATGTACAACAATAGAATGCGAATGAATGTAAAGTCTTTGTTATGTTGGCAAGTTTTATTCTGCCAGACTAGGCGTATATTTTTAGAATTAATGGGACAACGTTGCAGAACGTTTTGGTAGGCATAAAACACTTGTGGATTTACAACTTTACtcaccaaaaaaataatcggcTGAAAGGATTGGCCTTAACTTGGGGACTGGGATTATCGTACTTTCGACTGCTGTCCATTCTGCCAAGATGTTTATCATAAGCCGATGATCATAAGGCATCAAAAATAATCCACGTAAAGCCCAGACTATAGATCTATActtagaaaataattgatcgcAATCAGGATCAATACTTCTGACACCGACTAACTCATCATTGCACACCAGCCAACCGCTCCCGCTGGCTTACAATGAGATGCTGGCTGCAGTAACAACCAAACGTGGTCACGAGACTTCACGCAAGGTCAACTAACAGAACTGTCAGTATTTACAGATTGCTGTCTTTACTCGTAGCGTGACTGAAGATATACCGTAAAAGCAATTAGCCCTGGGCTTAGAGCATATTCCGACTGAGTTCAGGAGATAATTCACTGCGCTGCAGTTACCGACCCGTCATACGGGACCTTAGTGTTAAATCAGGCCGGCATAGCAGAATACTGCAGTCCTTACCATGCAATACCGACTATCATTACCATGCCTCACCCGCTGAGCGAAGCCCATCAGGTGATAAGGGCAGCAGTCTTCTTCTACACTGTGTCTTATGTTCATGCTCAACGCAGAGAAGCATCGAGTAACCATACCCTATGAAGGAGAATGCTCCAAGGAGCCAGCCAGAAATGCAGTGCCGATAACGCTGACTGATCATATACATGTCTTGCCCTTTGCTGATTCATGTGTTAGATAAAGACAGTGGGTCCATCATTGTCGACCGGACACTGCAGCAACGTCACTGAAACTCTACAAATTACACACTACCGAGGAACACATGGCCCTCTTGATTAGGATAGGGTTACcactgaaatataataatggCTACTCGATAAGTCCAAGTTGGGTCAACGATGGATGGCAGAAGTAAACTCTAGGGGCTCCCGAATATGAATCGCAACTAGGTTTTCCGGGTACAAAGATTGCATAACGATATTCTCAAATCTTGTTTTATTGGTGATTACTGCTTTAGTTCATTCAAGACCCTCACAGAATGAGTACAGGTTCAACATCGAGTCGGCTTCCATCGTAGCTGACCATTGAGCAGATTTCAAGAGGATGAACCCTTCCTAGCATAGAAACAAAGAATCTTTTTCATCGGCCGAAGTGCGCACTTTTTCTGCACGTCGAATTTACCTTCCACCACAGAGTActacagagaaaagaaatgtGTAAAGGGTGTTGAGTGAAAATATGGTTGccaaaaaattaaacagtaGGCACCGCTTTTGTTATCAAAGACCCATCATTTCCGCCGATTCAAGTATGATGCGAGCACTGGAGCTACATACATAGATGCATACAACCTACATATCCATAAACCGGAAGCGGGTAGTTCTCTATGGTCACAGCGCTATCTGTcaacgaaaaaatttggagTCATCACCTATGtacataatttattaataCCATTACAAAGATATTGACGAGCAGATACATTGAAAATAATGTCTAGAAGTATTCCATCGTAAGAATTGtcaacaattattttgaaaacttctaTGTACGTATttaacgaaaataaattcgcGTTACATCACTGCTGATTTGACATATGCGCTCATCGCGTAACCACCAGTAACCACTAGCTACTATAGCACGTCCGGTTTCCGCCATTTTGTTCTCGTTGTAGCGTGCTGGGCGACAAACTGCCATTTGTTTGCTGCAGATTCGTGCGCAGTCACTTTCCCAATCTGTGTGGtgaatggtttttttttagttgtaataaaaagaacAAAGATATCGCATCGCGAAGTCGACAGAGCACTGATATATAACCGACAGAGAGACACACAGACAACAGAATACATAAAATACTAACAGTTGTTCAATAATTTAACTTGCGTATAGCTGTACGTTTTctgtattatatttaaatagttTATTGGACTTTGGtagttttgttttcgtttttattttcttctttctctctgtttcGTGTCTCTTTTCCCCCCTTCATCCTGGGCTAATGCGTGGAATTTCAGAAAACTCCCCAAATCGTACAATGGCGGAGGACTTTGATGTTGAGGCATTACTGGAGGCGCCCTATAAAAAAGGGGTAAGTTCATTTGTTAcgtttgtacatacatacatatgtatgctATAAGAcggtttgcaaaaaaaaaaaaaacgtaattcTTATGGTCGTCAGTCGTCGAATATATCTAGCGGGTGAAAAATTACAACGCTActgtaatttttatatcatacatacatatataatattccCGTCTTTTGGGCGTAACTGTTGCATTCATTATTtataaggagaaaaaatacatatataaaaaatatatatacacacatgcacacacacacacacacgcatagaTACAAATGTGTACATGAAAAgcaagaaatgagaaaaaaaataaatgaaataaaaaataaaatttgaaaaagatcGAAACTAACAAAAAATGCTCACTCTATATTCTTGACTATTGATCAATTCCTCCATTTTCTGTACTTATAGATGGTATGTAACATGTACCCTCGCGCTCGTGCGATGTTCCACAGCGAGTTCCTAGAAAAGACTTGAACACGAGGTACTAAGAATGACATCATTATTCTTCATCaggataataattattaaaatattattatttatagtaaATCGTagggtattattattactactaatGTTTATTACTTATAATATCGTTAGAATTTATATCTGTAAGCCTTAGCTTGGGAGATTCTCATCGCGTCGACACTCACTGGATTTTGGAATTCAATTTGTGTCCCTTTGTGGGGACTGCATAATCTTTGACTGCTTGCAAAAAGAATATCAGACGGTTCTTCAGATCATggagttttcaaaaaaatttatgagcGTTTCTTTGGCCCAAAATATGAAACTTCTGATGTGTAACTTCTGATGTGTTCACCTGACGAGCCTTCCTTCGCTCAATTTACGATAGATCAgg includes the following:
- the LOC107217843 gene encoding ATP-binding cassette sub-family C member 4 isoform X1, with product MDSSRKYDNPSPQVKANPFSRLFFWWLKSLFAYGRTHDLEVKDLYNALPEDHSAPLGDILEENWKNELKNAKEENRKPKLLQAIKKTFARSYYIYGIWILILSVFIRVAQPFVLGLLIAHFKPCSGSTSEEAYMYATAVVVLAWANAAISHHVNVGQLRVGMRVRIACSSLVYRKILRLSRCASNKTASGQVVNLLSNDVARFDTVGMFLHYIWVLPIQGALITYLVWRSVQVASLAGILLITIQTVPLQGYLSRWTSKLRMKIALRTDTRVRLMNEIVSGVQVIKMYAWEKPFEKLVSMARSYEVEVLTLTSYLRGFYLATMVFTERTTLFFTIMTYVLIGNEISADIAFSLAQYFNILQCTMAIFYPLAVSMLAESLVSIKRLQTFLSLEENVPSLQRHPSGDQKDAIITKNVTTSWTENSIANTLHRIDIRIESGTLCAIVGSVGSGKSSFLQLILGELPPTQGQIYVNGSVAYASQEPWLFGGSVRNNILFGQEYDKEKYREVTKVCALLKDFEQFPQGDKSIVGEKGASLSGGQRARVNLARAVYRNADIYLLDDPLSAVDTHVGKQLFDECINGYLKQKTRILVTHQIQYLKNADMIIVLDNGKVASQGSFEELQKNNTTFANLLNEDESEEKVKAVVHPPAERMVSEISNLNEDEDIEDEPKETDELMAKGGVSSMLYWQYFRAGGSTFMILMVIFTLILGQLASSGTDYWLSYWTKQEDRQLMEKPPENCTINNFPSNATIPTLPSNDSELNSSNTPLTTLVIPKDLTAQASHFDTSMALWIYGGCITGSVVITILRSLLFFKLCMNASKGLHNTMFANILKAPMHFFDTNPSGRILNRFSKDMGAIDEILPRVMIESLQVYLVMSGILIQVVIINWWMIFAIIVMGFLYWLIQQIYVSSARDIKRLEGVTKSPVFSHVSASLSGLATIRSSGVEEMLRQEFDIHQNLNTAAYYLTIISSTAFGFWLDMVSLAFVSFVTYSFIFLNHGNTFAGDVGLAISQVLILCGMLQHGVRQMAEVISQMTSVERVLQFTKLEKEGPFESEPGQKPPAQWPSEGQIQFNHTYLRYVESEPPVLKDLNVVIKPGMKVGIVGRTGAGKSSLISALFRLAKVEGEIVLDNIDTKKIGLHDLRTKISIIPQVPVLFSATVRDNLDPFHKFEDAKLWLALDQVELKDSIASLDHLVNEGGTNFSAGQRQLVCLARALLRNNKVLVLDEATANVDPSTDALIQHTIRTEFKDCTVLTIAHRLNTIMDSDKVLVMDHGQIVEFDHPHLLLQNENGYFSRMLGEMGKNMAEELKTVAKEAFESVTQEIVPVHGSNGTIQKK
- the LOC107217843 gene encoding ATP-binding cassette sub-family C member 4 isoform X2, with product MYATAVVVLAWANAAISHHVNVGQLRVGMRVRIACSSLVYRKILRLSRCASNKTASGQVVNLLSNDVARFDTVGMFLHYIWVLPIQGALITYLVWRSVQVASLAGILLITIQTVPLQGYLSRWTSKLRMKIALRTDTRVRLMNEIVSGVQVIKMYAWEKPFEKLVSMARSYEVEVLTLTSYLRGFYLATMVFTERTTLFFTIMTYVLIGNEISADIAFSLAQYFNILQCTMAIFYPLAVSMLAESLVSIKRLQTFLSLEENVPSLQRHPSGDQKDAIITKNVTTSWTENSIANTLHRIDIRIESGTLCAIVGSVGSGKSSFLQLILGELPPTQGQIYVNGSVAYASQEPWLFGGSVRNNILFGQEYDKEKYREVTKVCALLKDFEQFPQGDKSIVGEKGASLSGGQRARVNLARAVYRNADIYLLDDPLSAVDTHVGKQLFDECINGYLKQKTRILVTHQIQYLKNADMIIVLDNGKVASQGSFEELQKNNTTFANLLNEDESEEKVKAVVHPPAERMVSEISNLNEDEDIEDEPKETDELMAKGGVSSMLYWQYFRAGGSTFMILMVIFTLILGQLASSGTDYWLSYWTKQEDRQLMEKPPENCTINNFPSNATIPTLPSNDSELNSSNTPLTTLVIPKDLTAQASHFDTSMALWIYGGCITGSVVITILRSLLFFKLCMNASKGLHNTMFANILKAPMHFFDTNPSGRILNRFSKDMGAIDEILPRVMIESLQVYLVMSGILIQVVIINWWMIFAIIVMGFLYWLIQQIYVSSARDIKRLEGVTKSPVFSHVSASLSGLATIRSSGVEEMLRQEFDIHQNLNTAAYYLTIISSTAFGFWLDMVSLAFVSFVTYSFIFLNHGNTFAGDVGLAISQVLILCGMLQHGVRQMAEVISQMTSVERVLQFTKLEKEGPFESEPGQKPPAQWPSEGQIQFNHTYLRYVESEPPVLKDLNVVIKPGMKVGIVGRTGAGKSSLISALFRLAKVEGEIVLDNIDTKKIGLHDLRTKISIIPQVPVLFSATVRDNLDPFHKFEDAKLWLALDQVELKDSIASLDHLVNEGGTNFSAGQRQLVCLARALLRNNKVLVLDEATANVDPSTDALIQHTIRTEFKDCTVLTIAHRLNTIMDSDKVLVMDHGQIVEFDHPHLLLQNENGYFSRMLGEMGKNMAEELKTVAKEAFESVTQEIVPVHGSNGTIQKK